In the Sandaracinus amylolyticus genome, CCGACGTGCAGGTCGATCGCCAGGTGCTCGACGTGATCGCGGAGCCGATGCTGCACCTCGTGCGCAACGCGGTCGATCACGGGCTCGAGGCGCCCGACGTACGGCGCGATCACGGAAAGGCGCCGGAGGGCACGCTGGAGCTCAGCGCGATCACCGAGGGCTCGCTGGTGCGCATCGAGGTGCACGACGACGGGCGCGGGGTGGACGTGATCGCGCTCCAGGCCGCGCTGCGCGAGCGCGGGATCGGCGCGGCGGAGGACGTCGCGACGCTCGACGACGAGGAGATCCTCGAGCGGCTCTGCCGACGCGGGCTCAGCACGCGGCGCACGGTGACCGACATCTCGGGGCGCGGCGTCGGGCTCGACGTGGTGAAGCGGCGCGTCGAGTCGGTCGGCGGTCGGCTCGGGCTGCGCACCATCGCGGGCGCGGGCGCGACGTTCTCGATCGAAGTGCCGATGTCCGCGCTGCTCGCGCCGATGCTCTGCGCGGTGACGGACGACGCGCGATATGCGCTCGCGCCGCAGGACGTGGAGCAGCTCGTCGAGCCGAGCGCGTCGAGCATCGAGACGGTGGGGCGCGGGCTCGCGCTGCGGGTGGAGGGCGCTCCGGTGCCGTTCTTCGATCTCGCGACGCTCCTGGGGCGCGCGCGGCGCGATCCGCGGGAGCGCACGACCGGGCTGGTGATCGCGCACGGGGGACGGCGGATCGCGGTCGCGGTCGATCGCGTCGTGGGCACGCTCCCGGTGCTGCAGCATCGGCTCGATCCGTTCCTCGAGGGCGCGACGCTGGTGCGCAGCGTGGCGCTCCTCGCGAACGGCGAGCTCGCGGTCGCGCTCGACGTCGGCGAGCTGTTCCGGCGTGCCGACGCCGGGCGCGCGATCGCGGGGTCGGCGGAGAGCGAGCGCGCGAGAGCGCGCAGCAAACGCGTGCTCGTCGCCGACGACTCCGAGCTCACGCGCGACGTCGTGGTGTCGATCCTCCGCGAGATGCAGCTCGACGTGATCGAAGCGGTCGATGGGCGATCGGCGCTCGAGCTCATCGCGTCCACCAAGCCCGACCTCGTGCTCACCGATCTCGACATGCCGGTCGTCGACGGGTTCGAGCTGCTGCGCCGGGTGCGCGCCGAGCCTGCGTGGTCGTCGCTGCCCGTCATCGTGCTCTCGACGCGGTGGGCGCCCGCGGATCTGCAGCGCGCGTCGGAGCTCGGCGCGGACGCGTACCTCGTGAAGAACCGCATCGAGCTCGACGAGGTGCGCCGCGTGGTCGGCGCGCACCTCGCGACACCGCGCCGCGAGGAGGGCGAGCGGCCTTGAGCGCGCGTGCGATCCGAGTGCTCGTCGCAGACGATTCGCCGCTCTGCGCCGAAGCGCTGCGCACGGTGATCGACGCCGATCCGCGGATGCGCGTGGTCGGCATCGCGCACGACGGGCTGCGCGCGATCGAGCTCGCGGCCGCGCTGCGTCCGACGGTGATCACGATGGACGTGCACATGCCGAGGCTCGACGGG is a window encoding:
- a CDS encoding hybrid sensor histidine kinase/response regulator, with the translated sequence MSSFQARFRVLARERLVVIRAHLTALGRGGEDVGERGAELRREVHTMKGEARIVGEDEIASALHELEEELAHAGEGMLAPERVASLLARIDAIELAIDRNETPRESAPPGGDDWVERLARSAGGALLRVDVGAVSRIARTVGELRIGETDLQRAIEGLSEIADAIRVRGDDATDRARAAADLRRLVVGMRQLAFDQHVRIDQLVSHVREVRMVPLGTLFERFPRAAQQLAQELGKQLRVEVRGADVQVDRQVLDVIAEPMLHLVRNAVDHGLEAPDVRRDHGKAPEGTLELSAITEGSLVRIEVHDDGRGVDVIALQAALRERGIGAAEDVATLDDEEILERLCRRGLSTRRTVTDISGRGVGLDVVKRRVESVGGRLGLRTIAGAGATFSIEVPMSALLAPMLCAVTDDARYALAPQDVEQLVEPSASSIETVGRGLALRVEGAPVPFFDLATLLGRARRDPRERTTGLVIAHGGRRIAVAVDRVVGTLPVLQHRLDPFLEGATLVRSVALLANGELAVALDVGELFRRADAGRAIAGSAESERARARSKRVLVADDSELTRDVVVSILREMQLDVIEAVDGRSALELIASTKPDLVLTDLDMPVVDGFELLRRVRAEPAWSSLPVIVLSTRWAPADLQRASELGADAYLVKNRIELDEVRRVVGAHLATPRREEGERP